In Perognathus longimembris pacificus isolate PPM17 chromosome 3, ASM2315922v1, whole genome shotgun sequence, a single window of DNA contains:
- the Sugp1 gene encoding SURP and G-patch domain-containing protein 1: MSLKMDNRDVAGKANRWFGVAPPKSGKMSMNVLYQEELIAQKKREIEAKMEKKAKQDHMASPPPPHPGEITNAHNSSCISNKFANDGSFLQQFLKLQKAQTSSDQSPSVPPSAPPTSTARRPLLLSRRPGLGLTAPGPARNYSHAKQLPVAQRPSVFQSPDDDDDEDEDNEQWLEIKVSPPEGAETRKVIEKLARFVAEGGPELEKVAMEDYKENPAFAFLHDKNSREFLYYRKKVSEIRKEAQKAQAASQRVSPPEDEEAKKLTEKLARFIADGGPEVETIALQNNRDNQAFSFLYEPNSQAHKYYRQKLEEFRKAKAGSADTPSLKRKSPPKGPSGLLPLTSTCPASSASTPAIIPTPALPGKLASTATVKRKRKSRWGPAEDKVELPPAELVQRDVDASPSPLSVQDLKGLGYEKGKPVGLVGVTELSDAQKKQLKEQQEMQQMYDMIMQHKRAMQDMQLLWERALQQHQHSYDSDEEVDSELGTWEHQLRRMEMDKTREWAEQLTKMGRGKHFIGDFLPPDELEKFMETFKALKEGREPDYSEYKEFKLTVENIGYQMLMKMGWKEGEGLGTEGQGIKNPVNKGTTAVDGAGFGIDRPAELSKEDDEYEAFRKRMMLAYRFRPNPLNNPRRPYY; encoded by the exons ATGAGTCTCAAGATGGACAACCGGGATGTTGCAG gaAAGGCCAACCGGTGGTTTGGGGTTGCGCCCCCTAAGTCTGGAAAGATGAGCATGAACGTCCTTTACCAGGAAGAGCTCATTGCTCAGAAGAAGCGAGAAATTGAAGCCAAAATGGAGAAGAAAGCTAAACAGGATCATATGGCCAGCCCTCCACCTCCCCATCCTGGAGA AATCACAAATGCACACAATTCTTCCTGCATTTCCAACAAGTTTGCCAACGACGGCAGCTTCTTGCAGCAGTTCCTAAAGTTGCAGAAGGCGCAGACAAGCTCCG ACCAGTCCCCCAGCGTGCCCCCCAGTGCACCCCCGACCAGCACAGCACGGAGGCCCCTGCTGCTTAGCAGGCGGCCCGGCCTGGGGCTGACTGCACCAGGCCCCGCCAGGAACTACTCACACGCCAAGCAGTTGCCTGTAGCTCAGCGCCCTAGCGTCTTCCAGTCCCcggacgatgatgatgatgaggatgaggataaTGAGCAGTGGCTGGAGATCAAAG TTTCACCCCCAGAGGGAGCTGAGACTCGGAAAGTGATAGAGAAATTGGCCCGCTTTGTGGCAGAAGGAGGCCCCGAGTTAGAGAAAGTAGCGATGGAGGACTACAAAGAGAACCCTGCATTTGC GTTTTTGCATGATAAGAATAGCAGGGAGTTCCTGTACTACCGAAAGAAGGTGTCCGAGATTAGAAAGGAGGCCCAAAAGGCACAGGCCGCCTCGCAGAGAG TTTCACCCCCAGAGGACGAAGAGGCCAAGAAACTTACAGAAAAGTTGGCCAGGTTCATAGCAGATGGGGGTCCTGAGGTGGAGACCATCGCGCTCCAGAACAACCGGGACAACCAGGCCTTCAG CTTCCTTTACGAACCCAACAGCCAGGCGCACAAATACTACCGGCAAAAGCTGGAGGAGTTCCGAAAAGCCAAGGCGGGCTCCGCAGACACCCCCAGCCTCAAGCGCAAGTCCCCACCCAAGGGCCCCTCAGGGCTTTTGCCACTGACCTCCACCTGCCCTGCTTCATCTGCCTCCACGCCTGCCATCATCCCCACACCTGCACTCCCCGGGAAGCTGGCCTCCACGGCCACTGTGAAGAGGAAGCGGAAGAGCCGGTGGGGACCTGCAGAGGACAAGGTAGAGCTGCCACCTGCAGAGCTGGTGCAGAGGGATGTGGACGCCTCCCCGTCGCCCCTGTCAG TTCAGGACCTCAAGGGGCTTGGCTATGAGAAGGGGAAGCCCGTGGGGCTGGTGGGCGTGACTGAGCTGTCAGATGCCCAGAAGAAGCAGCTGAAGGAGCAGCAGGAG ATGCAGCAGATGTACGACATGATCATGCAGCACAAGCGGGCCATGCAGGACATGCAGCTGCTGTGGGAGCGTGCGCTGCAGCAGCACCAGCACAGCTATGACAGTGACGAGGAGGTGGACAGCGAGCTGGGCACCTGGGAGCACCAACTGCGGCGCATGGAGATGGACAAGACCCGCG AGTGGGCTGAACAGCTGACCAAGATGGGCCGGGGCAAGCACTTCATCGGCGACTTCCTGCCCCCCGACGAGCTGGAGAAATTCATGGAGACCTTCAAGGCCCTGAAG GAGGGCCGCGAGCCTGACTACTCTGAGTACAAGGAGTTCAAGCTGACAGTGGAGAACATCGGCTACCAGATGCTGATGAAGATGGGCTGGAAGGAGGGCGAGGGGCTGGGCACCGAGGGCCAGGGCATCAAGAACCCCGTGAACAA GGGGACCACTGCCGTGGATGGCGCAGGCTTTGGCATCGACCGGCCAGCTGAGCTGTCCAAAGAGGACGATGAGTATGAGGCGTTCCGCAAGCGCATGATGCTGGCCTACCGCTTCCGGCCCAACCCGCTG aATAACCCCAGGAGGCCATACTACTGA
- the Mau2 gene encoding MAU2 chromatid cohesion factor homolog isoform X1: protein MAAQAAAAAQAAAAQAAQAEAAESWYLALLGFAEHFRTSSPPKIRLCVHCLQAVFPFKPPQRIEARTHLQLGSVLYHHTKNSEQARSHLEKAWLISQQIPQFEDVKFEAASLLSELYCQENSVDAAKPLLRKAIQISQQTPYWHCRLLFQLAQLHTLEKDLVSACDLLGVGAEYARVVGSEYTRALFLLSKGMLLLMERKLQEVHPLLTLCGQIVENWQGNPIQKESLRVFFLVLQVTHYLDAGQVKSVKPCLKQLQQCIQTISTLHDDEILPSNPADLFHWLPKEHMCVLVYLVTVMHSMQAGYLEKAQKYTDKALMQLEKLKMLDCSPILSSFQVILLEHIIMCRLVTGHKATALQEISQVCQLCQQSPRLFSNHAAQLHTLLGLYCVSVNCMDNAEAQFTTALRLTNHQELWAFIVTNLASVYIREGNRHQEVLYSLLERINPDHSFPVSSHCLRAAAFYVRGLFSFFQGRYNEAKRFLRETLKMSNAEDLNRLTACSLVLLGHIFYVLGNHRESNNMVVPAMQLASKIPDMSVQLWSSALLRDLNKACGNAMDAHEAAQMHQNFSQQLLQDHIEACSLPEHNLITWTDGPPPVQFQAQNGPNTSLASLL, encoded by the exons ATGGCGGCTCAGGCGGCGGCTGCGGCCCAGGCAGCTGCGGCCCAGGCAGCGCAGGCCGAGGCGGCCGAGTCGTGGTATCTGGCTCTCCTGGGCTTCGCCGAGCACTTTCGTACTTCCAGTCCACCCAAGATTCGCCTGTGCGTGCACTGCCTGCAGGCGGTGTTCCCTTTCAAGCCGCCGCAGCGCATCGAGGCCCGCACCCATTTGCAGCTGGGCTCGGTGCTCTACCACCACACCAAGAACAGTGAGCAGGCGCGCAGCCACCTGGAGAAAGCG TGGCTGATATCCCAGCAA ATCCCACAGTTCGAAGACGTCAAATTTGAAGCGGCAAGTCTGCTGTCAGAGCTGTATTGTCAGGAG AATTCTGTGGATGCGGCAAAACCGCTACTGCGGAAAGCAATCCAGATCTCTCAGCAAACTCCCTATTGGCACTGCCGCTTGCTCTTCCAGCTTGCT CAACTGCACACACTTGAAAAGGACCTGGTGTCGGCCTGCGATCTCCTGGGTGTGGGGGCCGAGTATGCCCGTGTGGTGGGATCCGAATATACACG GGCTCTGTTCCTGCTCAGCAAGGGGATG CTGCTGCTGATGGAGCGCAAGCTGCAGGAGGTGCATCCGCTGCTGACACTGTGTGGGCAAATCGTGGAGAACTGGCAGGGAAACCCCATTCAGAAGGAGTCGCTGCGAGTCTTCTTCCTGGTGCTGCAGGTCACCCACTACCTGGACGCCGGGCAG GtgaagagtgtgaagccctgccTGAAGCAGCTGCAGCAGTGCATCCAGACCATCTCTACACTGCACGATGATGAGATCTTGCCCAGCAATCCTGCCGACCTCTTCCACTGGCTGCCCAAGGAGCACATGTGCGTGCTCGTCTACTTG GTGACAGTGATGCACTCCATGCAGGCTGGCTACCTTGAGAAGGCGCAGAAGTACACAGACAAGGCCCTCATGCAGCTGGAGAAGCTCAAGA TGCTTGACTGCAGCCCAATCCTGTCCTCGTTCCAAGTGATCCTCCTGGAGCACATCATCATGTGCCGGCTTGTCACGGGCCACAAGGCCACTGCGCTGCAGGAG ATCTCCCAGGTCTGTCAGCTGTGCCAGCAGTCACCCCGGCTCTTCTCCAACCATGCGGCACAGCTGCACACGCTGTTG GGCCTATACTGCGTCTCCGTCAACTGCATGGACAATGCAGAAGCCCAGTTCACCACCGCCCTTAGG CTCACCAACCACCAAGAGTTATGGGCCTTCATCGTGACCAACCTGGCCAGCGTGTACATTCGGGAAGGAAATAGACACCAAGAGGTA CTGTACAGCCTGCTGGAGAGGATAAACCCTGACCACAGCTTTCCTGTGAG TTCGCACTGCCTGCGTGCAGCAGCCTTCTATGTGCGtggcctcttctccttcttccaggGCCGCTACAACGAGGCCAA GCGGTTTCTACGGGAGACTCTGAAGATGTCCAACGCAGAGGATCTGAACCGCCTTACAGCCTGCTCGCTTGTGCTCCTTGGCCACATCTTCTATGTGCTAGGCAACCACAGG GAGAGTAACAACATGGTGGTGCCCGCCATGCAGCTGGCCAGCAAGATCCCGGACATGTCAGTGCAGCTGTGGTCATCTGCCTTGCTGAGAG ACCTGAACAAGGCATGCGGGAATGCCATGGACGCCCACGAGGCCGCACAGATGCACCAGAACTTCTCTCAGCAGCTGCTTCAGGACCACATCGAGGCCTGCAGTCTTCCGGAGCACAACCTCATCACG TGGACAGATGGCCCACCCCCTGTGCAGTTCCAGGCCCAGAACGGTCCCAACACCAGCCTGGCCAGCCTCCTGTGA
- the Mau2 gene encoding MAU2 chromatid cohesion factor homolog isoform X4 gives MAAQAAAAAQAAAAQAAQAEAAESWYLALLGFAEHFRTSSPPKIRLCVHCLQAVFPFKPPQRIEARTHLQLGSVLYHHTKNSEQARSHLEKAWLISQQIPQFEDVKFEAASLLSELYCQENSVDAAKPLLRKAIQISQQTPYWHCRLLFQLAQLHTLEKDLVSACDLLGVGAEYARVVGSEYTRALFLLSKGMLLLMERKLQEVHPLLTLCGQIVENWQGNPIQKESLRVFFLVLQVTHYLDAGQVKSVKPCLKQLQQCIQTISTLHDDEILPSNPADLFHWLPKEHMCVLVYLVTVMHSMQAGYLEKAQKYTDKALMQLEKLKMLDCSPILSSFQVILLEHIIMCRLVTGHKATALQEISQVCQLCQQSPRLFSNHAAQLHTLLGLYCVSVNCMDNAEAQFTTALRLTNHQELWAFIVTNLASVYIREGNRHQEVLYSLLERINPDHSFPVSSHCLRAAAFYVRGLFSFFQGRYNEAKRFLRETLKMSNAEDLNRLTACSLVLLGHIFYVLGNHRLASKIPDMSVQLWSSALLRDLNKACGNAMDAHEAAQMHQNFSQQLLQDHIEACSLPEHNLITWTDGPPPVQFQAQNGPNTSLASLL, from the exons ATGGCGGCTCAGGCGGCGGCTGCGGCCCAGGCAGCTGCGGCCCAGGCAGCGCAGGCCGAGGCGGCCGAGTCGTGGTATCTGGCTCTCCTGGGCTTCGCCGAGCACTTTCGTACTTCCAGTCCACCCAAGATTCGCCTGTGCGTGCACTGCCTGCAGGCGGTGTTCCCTTTCAAGCCGCCGCAGCGCATCGAGGCCCGCACCCATTTGCAGCTGGGCTCGGTGCTCTACCACCACACCAAGAACAGTGAGCAGGCGCGCAGCCACCTGGAGAAAGCG TGGCTGATATCCCAGCAA ATCCCACAGTTCGAAGACGTCAAATTTGAAGCGGCAAGTCTGCTGTCAGAGCTGTATTGTCAGGAG AATTCTGTGGATGCGGCAAAACCGCTACTGCGGAAAGCAATCCAGATCTCTCAGCAAACTCCCTATTGGCACTGCCGCTTGCTCTTCCAGCTTGCT CAACTGCACACACTTGAAAAGGACCTGGTGTCGGCCTGCGATCTCCTGGGTGTGGGGGCCGAGTATGCCCGTGTGGTGGGATCCGAATATACACG GGCTCTGTTCCTGCTCAGCAAGGGGATG CTGCTGCTGATGGAGCGCAAGCTGCAGGAGGTGCATCCGCTGCTGACACTGTGTGGGCAAATCGTGGAGAACTGGCAGGGAAACCCCATTCAGAAGGAGTCGCTGCGAGTCTTCTTCCTGGTGCTGCAGGTCACCCACTACCTGGACGCCGGGCAG GtgaagagtgtgaagccctgccTGAAGCAGCTGCAGCAGTGCATCCAGACCATCTCTACACTGCACGATGATGAGATCTTGCCCAGCAATCCTGCCGACCTCTTCCACTGGCTGCCCAAGGAGCACATGTGCGTGCTCGTCTACTTG GTGACAGTGATGCACTCCATGCAGGCTGGCTACCTTGAGAAGGCGCAGAAGTACACAGACAAGGCCCTCATGCAGCTGGAGAAGCTCAAGA TGCTTGACTGCAGCCCAATCCTGTCCTCGTTCCAAGTGATCCTCCTGGAGCACATCATCATGTGCCGGCTTGTCACGGGCCACAAGGCCACTGCGCTGCAGGAG ATCTCCCAGGTCTGTCAGCTGTGCCAGCAGTCACCCCGGCTCTTCTCCAACCATGCGGCACAGCTGCACACGCTGTTG GGCCTATACTGCGTCTCCGTCAACTGCATGGACAATGCAGAAGCCCAGTTCACCACCGCCCTTAGG CTCACCAACCACCAAGAGTTATGGGCCTTCATCGTGACCAACCTGGCCAGCGTGTACATTCGGGAAGGAAATAGACACCAAGAGGTA CTGTACAGCCTGCTGGAGAGGATAAACCCTGACCACAGCTTTCCTGTGAG TTCGCACTGCCTGCGTGCAGCAGCCTTCTATGTGCGtggcctcttctccttcttccaggGCCGCTACAACGAGGCCAA GCGGTTTCTACGGGAGACTCTGAAGATGTCCAACGCAGAGGATCTGAACCGCCTTACAGCCTGCTCGCTTGTGCTCCTTGGCCACATCTTCTATGTGCTAGGCAACCACAGG CTGGCCAGCAAGATCCCGGACATGTCAGTGCAGCTGTGGTCATCTGCCTTGCTGAGAG ACCTGAACAAGGCATGCGGGAATGCCATGGACGCCCACGAGGCCGCACAGATGCACCAGAACTTCTCTCAGCAGCTGCTTCAGGACCACATCGAGGCCTGCAGTCTTCCGGAGCACAACCTCATCACG TGGACAGATGGCCCACCCCCTGTGCAGTTCCAGGCCCAGAACGGTCCCAACACCAGCCTGGCCAGCCTCCTGTGA
- the Mau2 gene encoding MAU2 chromatid cohesion factor homolog isoform X2: protein MAAQAAAAAQAAAAQAAQAEAAESWYLALLGFAEHFRTSSPPKIRLCVHCLQAVFPFKPPQRIEARTHLQLGSVLYHHTKNSEQARSHLEKAWLISQQIPQFEDVKFEAASLLSELYCQENSVDAAKPLLRKAIQISQQTPYWHCRLLFQLAQLHTLEKDLVSACDLLGVGAEYARVVGSEYTRALFLLSKGMLLLMERKLQEVHPLLTLCGQIVENWQGNPIQKESLRVFFLVLQVTHYLDAGQVKSVKPCLKQLQQCIQTISTLHDDEILPSNPADLFHWLPKEHMCVLVYLVTVMHSMQAGYLEKAQKYTDKALMQLEKLKMLDCSPILSSFQVILLEHIIMCRLVTGHKATALQEISQVCQLCQQSPRLFSNHAAQLHTLLGLYCVSVNCMDNAEAQFTTALRLTNHQELWAFIVTNLASVYIREGNRHQELYSLLERINPDHSFPVSSHCLRAAAFYVRGLFSFFQGRYNEAKRFLRETLKMSNAEDLNRLTACSLVLLGHIFYVLGNHRESNNMVVPAMQLASKIPDMSVQLWSSALLRDLNKACGNAMDAHEAAQMHQNFSQQLLQDHIEACSLPEHNLITWTDGPPPVQFQAQNGPNTSLASLL, encoded by the exons ATGGCGGCTCAGGCGGCGGCTGCGGCCCAGGCAGCTGCGGCCCAGGCAGCGCAGGCCGAGGCGGCCGAGTCGTGGTATCTGGCTCTCCTGGGCTTCGCCGAGCACTTTCGTACTTCCAGTCCACCCAAGATTCGCCTGTGCGTGCACTGCCTGCAGGCGGTGTTCCCTTTCAAGCCGCCGCAGCGCATCGAGGCCCGCACCCATTTGCAGCTGGGCTCGGTGCTCTACCACCACACCAAGAACAGTGAGCAGGCGCGCAGCCACCTGGAGAAAGCG TGGCTGATATCCCAGCAA ATCCCACAGTTCGAAGACGTCAAATTTGAAGCGGCAAGTCTGCTGTCAGAGCTGTATTGTCAGGAG AATTCTGTGGATGCGGCAAAACCGCTACTGCGGAAAGCAATCCAGATCTCTCAGCAAACTCCCTATTGGCACTGCCGCTTGCTCTTCCAGCTTGCT CAACTGCACACACTTGAAAAGGACCTGGTGTCGGCCTGCGATCTCCTGGGTGTGGGGGCCGAGTATGCCCGTGTGGTGGGATCCGAATATACACG GGCTCTGTTCCTGCTCAGCAAGGGGATG CTGCTGCTGATGGAGCGCAAGCTGCAGGAGGTGCATCCGCTGCTGACACTGTGTGGGCAAATCGTGGAGAACTGGCAGGGAAACCCCATTCAGAAGGAGTCGCTGCGAGTCTTCTTCCTGGTGCTGCAGGTCACCCACTACCTGGACGCCGGGCAG GtgaagagtgtgaagccctgccTGAAGCAGCTGCAGCAGTGCATCCAGACCATCTCTACACTGCACGATGATGAGATCTTGCCCAGCAATCCTGCCGACCTCTTCCACTGGCTGCCCAAGGAGCACATGTGCGTGCTCGTCTACTTG GTGACAGTGATGCACTCCATGCAGGCTGGCTACCTTGAGAAGGCGCAGAAGTACACAGACAAGGCCCTCATGCAGCTGGAGAAGCTCAAGA TGCTTGACTGCAGCCCAATCCTGTCCTCGTTCCAAGTGATCCTCCTGGAGCACATCATCATGTGCCGGCTTGTCACGGGCCACAAGGCCACTGCGCTGCAGGAG ATCTCCCAGGTCTGTCAGCTGTGCCAGCAGTCACCCCGGCTCTTCTCCAACCATGCGGCACAGCTGCACACGCTGTTG GGCCTATACTGCGTCTCCGTCAACTGCATGGACAATGCAGAAGCCCAGTTCACCACCGCCCTTAGG CTCACCAACCACCAAGAGTTATGGGCCTTCATCGTGACCAACCTGGCCAGCGTGTACATTCGGGAAGGAAATAGACACCAAGAG CTGTACAGCCTGCTGGAGAGGATAAACCCTGACCACAGCTTTCCTGTGAG TTCGCACTGCCTGCGTGCAGCAGCCTTCTATGTGCGtggcctcttctccttcttccaggGCCGCTACAACGAGGCCAA GCGGTTTCTACGGGAGACTCTGAAGATGTCCAACGCAGAGGATCTGAACCGCCTTACAGCCTGCTCGCTTGTGCTCCTTGGCCACATCTTCTATGTGCTAGGCAACCACAGG GAGAGTAACAACATGGTGGTGCCCGCCATGCAGCTGGCCAGCAAGATCCCGGACATGTCAGTGCAGCTGTGGTCATCTGCCTTGCTGAGAG ACCTGAACAAGGCATGCGGGAATGCCATGGACGCCCACGAGGCCGCACAGATGCACCAGAACTTCTCTCAGCAGCTGCTTCAGGACCACATCGAGGCCTGCAGTCTTCCGGAGCACAACCTCATCACG TGGACAGATGGCCCACCCCCTGTGCAGTTCCAGGCCCAGAACGGTCCCAACACCAGCCTGGCCAGCCTCCTGTGA
- the Mau2 gene encoding MAU2 chromatid cohesion factor homolog isoform X3, which translates to MAAQAAAAAQAAAAQAAQAEAAESWYLALLGFAEHFRTSSPPKIRLCVHCLQAVFPFKPPQRIEARTHLQLGSVLYHHTKNSEQARSHLEKAWLISQQIPQFEDVKFEAASLLSELYCQENSVDAAKPLLRKAIQISQQTPYWHCRLLFQLAQLHTLEKDLVSACDLLGVGAEYARVVGSEYTRALFLLSKGMLLLMERKLQEVHPLLTLCGQIVENWQGNPIQKESLRVFFLVLQVTHYLDAGQVKSVKPCLKQLQQCIQTISTLHDDEILPSNPADLFHWLPKEHMCVLVYLAGYLEKAQKYTDKALMQLEKLKMLDCSPILSSFQVILLEHIIMCRLVTGHKATALQEISQVCQLCQQSPRLFSNHAAQLHTLLGLYCVSVNCMDNAEAQFTTALRLTNHQELWAFIVTNLASVYIREGNRHQEVLYSLLERINPDHSFPVSSHCLRAAAFYVRGLFSFFQGRYNEAKRFLRETLKMSNAEDLNRLTACSLVLLGHIFYVLGNHRESNNMVVPAMQLASKIPDMSVQLWSSALLRDLNKACGNAMDAHEAAQMHQNFSQQLLQDHIEACSLPEHNLITWTDGPPPVQFQAQNGPNTSLASLL; encoded by the exons ATGGCGGCTCAGGCGGCGGCTGCGGCCCAGGCAGCTGCGGCCCAGGCAGCGCAGGCCGAGGCGGCCGAGTCGTGGTATCTGGCTCTCCTGGGCTTCGCCGAGCACTTTCGTACTTCCAGTCCACCCAAGATTCGCCTGTGCGTGCACTGCCTGCAGGCGGTGTTCCCTTTCAAGCCGCCGCAGCGCATCGAGGCCCGCACCCATTTGCAGCTGGGCTCGGTGCTCTACCACCACACCAAGAACAGTGAGCAGGCGCGCAGCCACCTGGAGAAAGCG TGGCTGATATCCCAGCAA ATCCCACAGTTCGAAGACGTCAAATTTGAAGCGGCAAGTCTGCTGTCAGAGCTGTATTGTCAGGAG AATTCTGTGGATGCGGCAAAACCGCTACTGCGGAAAGCAATCCAGATCTCTCAGCAAACTCCCTATTGGCACTGCCGCTTGCTCTTCCAGCTTGCT CAACTGCACACACTTGAAAAGGACCTGGTGTCGGCCTGCGATCTCCTGGGTGTGGGGGCCGAGTATGCCCGTGTGGTGGGATCCGAATATACACG GGCTCTGTTCCTGCTCAGCAAGGGGATG CTGCTGCTGATGGAGCGCAAGCTGCAGGAGGTGCATCCGCTGCTGACACTGTGTGGGCAAATCGTGGAGAACTGGCAGGGAAACCCCATTCAGAAGGAGTCGCTGCGAGTCTTCTTCCTGGTGCTGCAGGTCACCCACTACCTGGACGCCGGGCAG GtgaagagtgtgaagccctgccTGAAGCAGCTGCAGCAGTGCATCCAGACCATCTCTACACTGCACGATGATGAGATCTTGCCCAGCAATCCTGCCGACCTCTTCCACTGGCTGCCCAAGGAGCACATGTGCGTGCTCGTCTACTTG GCTGGCTACCTTGAGAAGGCGCAGAAGTACACAGACAAGGCCCTCATGCAGCTGGAGAAGCTCAAGA TGCTTGACTGCAGCCCAATCCTGTCCTCGTTCCAAGTGATCCTCCTGGAGCACATCATCATGTGCCGGCTTGTCACGGGCCACAAGGCCACTGCGCTGCAGGAG ATCTCCCAGGTCTGTCAGCTGTGCCAGCAGTCACCCCGGCTCTTCTCCAACCATGCGGCACAGCTGCACACGCTGTTG GGCCTATACTGCGTCTCCGTCAACTGCATGGACAATGCAGAAGCCCAGTTCACCACCGCCCTTAGG CTCACCAACCACCAAGAGTTATGGGCCTTCATCGTGACCAACCTGGCCAGCGTGTACATTCGGGAAGGAAATAGACACCAAGAGGTA CTGTACAGCCTGCTGGAGAGGATAAACCCTGACCACAGCTTTCCTGTGAG TTCGCACTGCCTGCGTGCAGCAGCCTTCTATGTGCGtggcctcttctccttcttccaggGCCGCTACAACGAGGCCAA GCGGTTTCTACGGGAGACTCTGAAGATGTCCAACGCAGAGGATCTGAACCGCCTTACAGCCTGCTCGCTTGTGCTCCTTGGCCACATCTTCTATGTGCTAGGCAACCACAGG GAGAGTAACAACATGGTGGTGCCCGCCATGCAGCTGGCCAGCAAGATCCCGGACATGTCAGTGCAGCTGTGGTCATCTGCCTTGCTGAGAG ACCTGAACAAGGCATGCGGGAATGCCATGGACGCCCACGAGGCCGCACAGATGCACCAGAACTTCTCTCAGCAGCTGCTTCAGGACCACATCGAGGCCTGCAGTCTTCCGGAGCACAACCTCATCACG TGGACAGATGGCCCACCCCCTGTGCAGTTCCAGGCCCAGAACGGTCCCAACACCAGCCTGGCCAGCCTCCTGTGA